One genomic region from Indicator indicator isolate 239-I01 chromosome 7, UM_Iind_1.1, whole genome shotgun sequence encodes:
- the SIRT1 gene encoding NAD-dependent protein deacetylase sirtuin-1, protein MADEEAPLLRPRDGGPGGTAESAEPAPKRQRLDSEDGGCGRGAAPAQRPDWGAGPPTAAAAVAVELPSEAATVAADGGGGRANKEDDETVAAAVVWSGADNRAELRGLSRAEPPPQPRQRGRGEGAEAAPGEDAAEAAIGCRRAQCSNGAAEAPALHPDNFLLSDEIIANGFHSCDSDEDDRASHASSSDWTPRPRIGPYTFVQQHLMLGTDPRTILKDLLPETIPPPELDDMTLWQIVINILSEPPKRKKRKDINTIDDAVKLLQECKKIMVLTGAGVSVSCGIPDFRSRDGIYARLAVDFPDLPDPQAMFDIEYFRKDPRPFFKFAKEIYPGQFQPSLCHKFIALMDKEGKLLRNYTQNIDTLEQVAGIQRIIQCHGSFATASCLICKYKVDCEVVRGDIFNQVVPRCPRCPADEPLSIMKPDIVFFGENLPEQFHRAMKYDKNEVDLLIVIGSSLKVRPVALIPSSIPHEVPQILINREPLPHLHFDVELLGDCDVIINELCQRLGNEYTKLCYNPIKLSEITEKPPRTHKELEMYSSELPPTPLNISEGSSSPERMTPPDASVVSSEHPAECKVENCDPASETKETCTEEKFQDTQTTSDNPENPASELMNSETVKENGSNNGEKEKNEILKKCWVNRSAKEQISKRLDGTQYLFLPPNRYIFHGAEVYSDSEDDIVSSSSCGSSSESGSCRSQSLDVEDESEIEEFYNGIEDEDAPEREEEPGFREDGIEQDEAVAEESAYTSEAAGTEQPSNKL, encoded by the exons ATGGCGGATGAGGAGGCTCCGCTCCTCCGTCCGCGCGACGGCGGCCCCGGCGGCACGGCCGAGAGCGCTGAGCCTGCTCCGAAGCGCCAGCGCCTCGACTCAGAAGACGGCGGCTGCGGGAGGGGCGCGGCGCCCGCCCAACGGCCAGACTGGGGCGCGGGGCCACCAACCGCCGCCGCTGCTGTGGCAGTAGAACTGCCGAGCGAGGCGGCGACCGTGGCTGCCGATGGCGGCGGGGGCCGGGCGAACAAGGAAGACGACGAAAcggtggcggcggcggtggtCTGGAGCGGCGCAGACAATAGGGCCGAGCTGCGGGGCCTGTCCCGGGCGGAACCGCCTCCGCAGCCGCGGCAGCGGGGCCGGGGGGAGGGGGCGGAGGCGGCGCCCGGCGAAGACGCGGCGGAGGCGGCCATTGGCTGCAGGCGGGCGCAGTGTTCAAACGGGGCGGCCGAAGCGCCGGCCCTGCATCCCG ATAACTTCCTTCTTAGTGATGAAATCATAGCCAATGGTTTTCACTCCTGTGATAGTGATGAAGATGACAGAGCCTCACATGCAAGTTCTAGTGACTGGACCCCAAGACCACGTATAG GTCCGTACACTTTTGTTCAGCAGCATCTCATGTTGGGTACCGACCCACGGACAATTCTGAAAGACCTGCTACCAGAAACAATCCCTCCACCTGAGCTGGATGACATGACACTCTGGCAAATTGTTATAAACATTCTTTCAGAAccaccaaaaaggaaaaaacggAAAGATATTAATACCATTGATGATGCTGTGAAGCTTTTACAAGAATGCAAAAAAATAATGGTCTTGACTGGAGCTGGG gTGTCTGTGTCTTGTGGAATACCTGACTTTAGATCAAGAGATGGCATCTATGCACGCCTTGCTGTAGACTTTCCAGACCTTCCAGATCCTCAAGCAATGTTTGATATAGAATACTTCAGAAAGGATCCCAGGCCATTTTTTAAGTTTGCAAAG GAAATCTACCCAGGACAGTTCCAGCCATCTCTCTGTCACAAGTTCATAGCTTTGATGgataaagaaggaaaactaCTTCGCAACTATACTCAGAACATAGATACCCTAGAACAGGTTGCAGGAATCCAGAGGATAATACAGTGTCATG GTTCCTTTGCAACAGCTTCCTGCCTGATCTGTAAATACAAAGTTGATTGTGAAGTTGTTCGAGGAGATATTTTCAATCAG GTTGTACCCAGATGTCCCAGATGTCCAGCTGATGAACCACTCTCTATCATGAAGCCAGACATAGTGTTCTTTGGAGAGAACTTACCCGAGCAGTTCCACCGTGCCATGAAGTATGACAAAAATGAAGTTGATCTCCTTATTGTCATTGGGTCCTCACTGAAAGTAAGACCAGTAGCATTGATTCCAA GTTCCATCCCTCATGAAGTGCCTCAGATCTTAATTAATAGGGAACCTTTGCCTCATCTACATTTCGACGTGGAGCTTCTTGGAGACTGTGATGTTATTATTAATGAATTATGTCAAAGGCTAGGTAATGAATACACAAAACTTTGCTACAACCCAATAAAACTTtcagaaataacagaaaagcCTCCACGAACGCACAAAGAACTTGAAATGTACTCATCTGAGCTGCCACCTACCCCTCTAAATATTTCAGAAGGCTCTAGTTCACCAGAAAGAATGACTCCTCCAGATGCTTCAGTGGTGTCTTCAGAACACCCAGCTGAATGTAAGGTAGAAAACTGTGATCCTGCTTCAGAAACTAAAGAGACCTGCACAGAGGAAAAGTTTCAAGACACACAGACAACATCAGACAACCCTGAAAATCCTGCTAGTGAACTAATGAACTCTGAAACAGTGAAGGAAAATGGATCTAACAacggagaaaaagaaaaaaatgaaatcttgAAGAAGTGCTGGGTAAACAGATCTGCAAAAGAACAGATTAGTAAAAGGCTGGATG GTACTCAGTATCTGTTTTTACCTCCAAATCGCTATATTTTCCACGGTGCTGAGGTGTACTCAGATTCTGAAGATGATATCGTATCTTCTAGCTCTTGTGGGAGCAGCAGTGAAAGTGGTTCATGTCGTAGTCAGAGCTTAGATGTGGAGGACGAGAGCGAGATTGAAGAGTTCTACAATGGCATAGAGGATGAGGATGCTCCTGAAAGGGAGGAGGAACCTGGATTCAGGGAGGATGGAATTGAACAAGATGAAGCAGTAGCTGAGGAGTCAGCTTACACAAGTGAAGCTGCAGGGACTGAGCAGCCAAGCAACAAGTTGTAA